A single window of Polaribacter sp. SA4-10 DNA harbors:
- the secA gene encoding preprotein translocase subunit SecA: MSILNSVIKLFVGDKQQKDLKILQPIVEDVKKFEAALAKLSHDELRAKTQEFKNKIKEATKEFNDKIIALEEEAKTANIDRQEDIYTEIDSLKDEAYKVSEETLSEIMPEAFGVVKETAKRFVENKEIEVTASTYDRELSGIRENVILEDDKAIWQNSWDASGKPVTWDMVHYDVQLIGGSVLHQGKIAEMMTGEGKTLVSTLPVYLNALTGNGVHLVTVNDYLAKRDKAWMGPIFEFHGFTTDCIDYHQPNSDERRKAYNADITYGTNNEFGFDYLRDNMASSKDDLVQRPPNYAIIDEVDSVLIDDARTPLIISGPVPQGDRHEFNELKPLVSDLVSLQSKHLVSVLAEAKKLIADENTKDGGFLLLRVYRGLPKNKALIKFLSQEGIKQILQKTENFYMQDNNKLMPEIDEDLWFVIEEKNNQIDLTDKGIALLSEKTENENFFVLPDIGVKVGEIENAETTAEEKTALKEDLYKDFSIKSERIHTMNQLLKAYTVFEKDVEYVVMENKVMIVDEQTGRIMDGRRYSDGLHQAIEAKEDVKIEDATQTFATVTLQNYFRMYRKLSGMTGTAVTEAGELWEIYKLDVVEIPTNKPIQRDDKQDLVYKTAREKYNAVIDDIVILVAENRPVLVGTTSVEISELLGRMLQMRKIPHNILNAKLHKREADVVAEAGKPGVVTIATNMAGRGTDIKLTDEVKKAGGLAIVGTERHDSRRVDRQLRGRAGRQGDVGSTQFYVALDDNLMRLFGSDRIAKMMDRMGLKDGEVIQHSMITKSIERAQKKVEENNFGIRKRLLEYDDIMNSQREFVYKRRRNALDGKRLQVDIANMIYDTCESIINSSKAAKDFQNFEFELIRFSSTSSPFSEDEFEKLSEKELTDKLYDIVSEHYKNKIERNAVLAFPVIKDVFENEGDRYERIIVPFTDGVKSLQVVTNLKEAYESNGKSLVTDFEKNITLAIIDENWKDHLRKMDELKHSVQNASYEQKDPLLIYKFEAFELFKITVDEINKEVLSFLFKGELPTQDSSQISEARQQKRESLNASKADVQNSTEQAIKSSRQQQEPVETIVRDQPKIGRNERVTIKNVMSGEEKEVKFKQAIPLIEKGEFVLVKNN, from the coding sequence ATGAGTATCTTAAATTCAGTAATTAAACTTTTTGTAGGTGATAAACAGCAGAAAGATTTAAAAATTTTACAACCAATTGTTGAGGATGTAAAGAAATTTGAAGCAGCACTTGCTAAGTTATCGCACGATGAATTACGTGCAAAAACGCAAGAATTTAAAAACAAAATAAAAGAAGCTACTAAAGAATTTAATGATAAAATTATAGCTTTAGAAGAAGAGGCAAAAACAGCTAACATAGATAGACAAGAAGATATTTACACAGAAATAGATTCTTTAAAAGATGAAGCATACAAAGTATCTGAAGAAACCTTAAGTGAAATTATGCCAGAAGCTTTTGGTGTGGTTAAAGAAACGGCAAAACGTTTTGTTGAAAATAAAGAAATAGAAGTTACCGCTTCTACTTACGATAGAGAATTATCTGGAATTAGAGAGAACGTAATTTTAGAAGACGATAAAGCAATTTGGCAAAACTCTTGGGATGCATCAGGAAAACCTGTTACTTGGGATATGGTTCATTATGATGTTCAATTAATTGGTGGTTCTGTTTTACATCAAGGAAAAATTGCAGAAATGATGACTGGTGAAGGAAAAACGTTGGTTTCTACTTTACCTGTTTATTTGAATGCTTTAACAGGAAATGGAGTTCATTTAGTAACTGTAAATGATTATTTAGCAAAACGTGATAAAGCGTGGATGGGACCAATTTTTGAGTTTCATGGTTTTACAACAGACTGTATCGATTATCATCAACCAAATTCTGACGAAAGAAGAAAAGCATATAATGCAGATATAACATACGGAACAAATAATGAATTTGGTTTTGATTATTTGCGTGATAATATGGCAAGTTCTAAAGATGATTTAGTGCAAAGACCACCAAATTATGCAATTATAGATGAGGTAGATTCAGTTTTAATTGATGATGCAAGAACACCTTTAATTATTTCTGGCCCTGTTCCTCAAGGAGACAGACATGAATTTAACGAACTAAAACCTTTAGTTTCTGACTTAGTTTCTTTACAAAGCAAGCATTTAGTTAGTGTTTTAGCTGAAGCCAAAAAATTAATTGCAGATGAAAACACCAAAGATGGTGGCTTCTTATTATTAAGAGTTTACAGAGGTTTACCAAAAAATAAAGCATTAATTAAGTTTTTATCTCAAGAAGGAATTAAACAAATTCTTCAAAAGACAGAAAACTTTTACATGCAAGATAATAACAAACTAATGCCAGAAATAGATGAAGATTTATGGTTTGTTATTGAAGAAAAAAACAATCAAATAGATTTAACAGATAAAGGAATTGCGTTATTATCAGAAAAAACAGAAAACGAGAACTTCTTTGTTTTACCAGATATTGGTGTAAAAGTTGGTGAAATTGAGAATGCAGAAACTACTGCAGAAGAAAAAACAGCTCTAAAAGAAGACTTATACAAAGATTTTAGCATAAAAAGTGAACGTATTCATACAATGAATCAACTTTTAAAAGCATATACTGTTTTTGAAAAAGATGTTGAATATGTAGTGATGGAGAATAAAGTAATGATTGTAGATGAACAAACGGGTCGTATTATGGACGGTCGTCGTTATTCAGATGGTTTACACCAAGCAATTGAAGCAAAAGAAGATGTAAAAATTGAAGATGCTACTCAAACTTTTGCAACGGTAACATTACAAAATTACTTTAGAATGTATCGTAAACTTTCTGGAATGACAGGAACTGCGGTTACAGAAGCTGGTGAATTATGGGAAATCTATAAATTAGATGTTGTAGAAATTCCTACAAACAAACCAATTCAAAGAGATGATAAGCAAGATTTAGTTTATAAAACTGCACGTGAAAAATACAATGCAGTTATTGATGATATTGTAATATTAGTTGCAGAAAATCGTCCTGTTTTAGTAGGTACAACTTCTGTAGAAATCTCAGAATTATTAGGAAGAATGTTACAAATGCGTAAAATTCCTCATAATATTTTAAATGCAAAACTACACAAACGTGAAGCAGATGTTGTTGCAGAAGCTGGTAAACCTGGTGTTGTAACAATTGCAACAAACATGGCGGGTCGTGGAACAGATATTAAATTAACAGACGAAGTAAAAAAAGCTGGTGGTTTAGCAATTGTGGGTACAGAACGTCATGATTCTAGACGTGTAGACAGACAGTTACGTGGTAGAGCTGGTAGACAGGGTGATGTTGGTTCAACTCAATTTTATGTAGCATTAGATGACAATTTAATGCGTTTATTTGGTTCTGATAGAATTGCTAAAATGATGGATAGAATGGGGTTAAAAGATGGTGAAGTAATTCAGCATTCTATGATTACCAAGTCTATTGAAAGAGCGCAAAAGAAAGTTGAAGAAAATAACTTTGGTATTAGAAAGCGTCTATTAGAATATGATGATATTATGAACTCTCAACGTGAGTTTGTTTATAAAAGAAGACGTAATGCTTTAGATGGTAAACGTTTGCAAGTTGATATTGCAAATATGATTTATGACACTTGTGAATCTATCATCAACAGTAGCAAAGCTGCAAAAGATTTTCAGAATTTTGAATTCGAATTAATTCGTTTTTCTTCTACAAGTTCTCCATTTTCTGAGGATGAATTTGAGAAATTATCAGAAAAAGAATTAACAGATAAATTATACGATATTGTTTCTGAACATTACAAAAACAAGATTGAAAGAAATGCAGTTTTAGCATTTCCAGTAATTAAAGATGTTTTTGAAAATGAAGGTGATAGATATGAAAGAATTATTGTTCCTTTTACAGACGGAGTTAAATCTTTACAAGTTGTTACCAACTTAAAAGAGGCTTATGAAAGTAACGGGAAAAGTTTAGTTACAGATTTTGAAAAAAACATCACGCTAGCAATTATTGATGAAAACTGGAAAGACCATTTACGTAAAATGGATGAGTTAAAACATTCTGTACAAAATGCTTCTTATGAACAAAAAGATCCTTTGTTAATTTACAAGTTTGAAGCTTTTGAATTATTTAAAATTACGGTTGATGAAATAAATAAAGAAGTATTATCCTTCTTATTTAAAGGAGAATTACCAACA